In one Parageobacillus genomosp. 1 genomic region, the following are encoded:
- a CDS encoding sigma 54-interacting transcriptional regulator encodes MKRIDLIYEKLKEWTVGENRWVSAKELADALHLDRANVSSDLNKLWRQGKAKKLPGRPVRFTIAKQGAEKIFATKLDELSYQQPSLTIAVEQGKAAILYPPKGMHMLIFGETGTGKSMFAQQGKPKLGFSRQS; translated from the coding sequence ATGAAACGGATCGACCTAATCTATGAAAAACTAAAAGAATGGACAGTAGGGGAAAATCGGTGGGTCAGCGCGAAGGAATTGGCGGATGCATTGCATCTTGACCGCGCCAATGTCAGCAGCGATTTAAATAAACTGTGGCGGCAAGGAAAGGCGAAAAAACTGCCGGGAAGACCAGTGAGGTTTACCATTGCCAAACAGGGAGCGGAAAAAATATTTGCCACGAAATTAGATGAGCTTTCCTACCAGCAACCGAGTTTAACGATTGCCGTCGAACAAGGGAAAGCAGCGATCCTTTATCCGCCGAAAGGGATGCATATGCTTATTTTCGGCGAAACGGGCACAGGCAAATCGATGTTTGCCCAGCAAGGGAAACCTAAGCTGGGCTTTTCACGTCAAAGTTGA
- a CDS encoding DUF2621 family protein has product MLTGWFLWFILFWSVFLFVTMSIGGFFMFRKFLKRLPKEDGKSELDWQEYYIEQTRHLWGEEEKALLEELVKPVPELFRDVARQKIAGKIGELAIAENASRITRDLIIRGYIIATPKRDHKFLIRTLKEKQINIAPYEDLLQSK; this is encoded by the coding sequence ATGTTAACAGGCTGGTTTCTTTGGTTTATTTTGTTTTGGAGCGTATTTTTGTTTGTCACGATGTCGATCGGCGGCTTTTTTATGTTTCGCAAATTTTTAAAACGGCTGCCAAAAGAAGACGGAAAATCGGAATTGGACTGGCAGGAATATTATATTGAACAGACGCGGCATTTATGGGGAGAAGAAGAAAAGGCGCTTTTAGAGGAGCTCGTCAAGCCGGTTCCTGAATTGTTTCGCGATGTCGCCCGACAAAAAATTGCCGGAAAAATCGGGGAACTGGCAATAGCGGAAAACGCCTCCCGAATCACAAGAGATTTGATTATTCGCGGTTATATTATCGCCACCCCAAAACGCGACCATAAATTTTTGATCCGTACATTAAAAGAAAAACAAATTAATATTGCTCCTTATGAAGATCTGTTGCAAAGCAAATAG
- a CDS encoding ABC transporter ATP-binding protein, whose protein sequence is MNDKLLTPKEQRQVLWRLLAYMRRYKKDTALAFALLVLATAGELVGPYLVKIFIDDYLTPRRLDFTPLFWLAAVYIAVLLLKTVISYFQLVKFQELALEVIQALRMDVFTKVHQLGMSYFDRTPGGSIVSRVTNDTEAIKDMFISVLAAFIQNGVFVIGVFIAMFSLNVRLALYCLFILPVIVGIMKLYRHYSSIFYKDMRERLSELNAKLNESLQGMAIIQAFRQQKRLYNEFAHINDKHYAAGMKNIKIDGLLLRPAIDFVYIVSIIIVLSFFGISAQESPVEIGVLYAFVNYLERFFEPVTQMMMRLSLYQQAIVSGARVFALLDHKELAPPNAETSKAVIQEGEIEFRDVSFSYDGKRDVLKHISFVVKPGETVALVGHTGSGKSSIINLLMRFYEFDRGDILIDGISIRDYSREELRKHIGLVLQDPFLFYGTIKDNIRMYNHSLTDEQIIKAARYVQADVFIEKLPDKYDHQVVERGTTFSSGQRQLISFARTIAANPKILVLDEATANIDTETEGAIQEALAKMRKGRTTIAIAHRLSTIQDADQILVLHRGEIVERGTHQELLAQKGLYYKMYLLQNGLVDAEEYV, encoded by the coding sequence ATGAACGATAAACTATTAACACCAAAAGAACAACGGCAAGTGTTATGGAGGCTGCTTGCTTATATGCGCCGGTATAAGAAAGATACGGCGCTCGCCTTTGCCCTGTTGGTGCTTGCGACCGCGGGGGAGCTTGTCGGGCCGTATTTAGTCAAAATATTTATCGACGACTATTTAACGCCGCGGCGTTTGGATTTTACTCCATTGTTTTGGCTGGCGGCGGTCTATATCGCCGTGCTGCTCTTGAAAACGGTGATTTCTTACTTTCAGCTCGTTAAGTTTCAAGAGCTGGCGCTCGAAGTGATTCAAGCGCTGCGGATGGATGTGTTTACAAAAGTGCATCAGCTTGGCATGAGCTATTTTGACCGCACGCCGGGCGGAAGCATTGTCTCGCGCGTGACAAATGACACGGAAGCGATCAAAGACATGTTCATCAGCGTCCTTGCGGCTTTTATTCAAAACGGCGTATTTGTCATCGGCGTATTTATCGCCATGTTTTCCTTAAACGTGCGCCTTGCTCTTTATTGTTTGTTTATTTTGCCGGTCATTGTTGGGATTATGAAATTGTATCGCCATTATAGTTCGATTTTTTATAAAGACATGCGCGAGCGCCTCAGCGAGTTGAACGCCAAATTAAACGAGTCGCTGCAAGGAATGGCGATCATTCAAGCGTTCCGCCAGCAAAAGCGGCTATATAACGAGTTTGCGCACATTAACGACAAACATTATGCGGCGGGTATGAAAAACATTAAAATCGACGGGCTATTATTGCGTCCGGCGATCGATTTCGTCTATATTGTATCGATTATCATTGTGTTAAGCTTTTTCGGCATTTCCGCCCAAGAAAGCCCGGTGGAAATCGGGGTGCTGTACGCATTTGTCAACTATTTGGAGCGCTTTTTCGAACCGGTGACGCAAATGATGATGCGTCTATCGCTGTACCAGCAAGCGATTGTTTCCGGCGCTCGCGTCTTTGCCCTTTTGGATCATAAAGAATTGGCGCCGCCAAATGCGGAAACATCCAAGGCTGTCATTCAAGAAGGAGAAATTGAGTTTCGCGATGTCAGTTTTTCCTACGACGGAAAGCGTGATGTGCTGAAACATATTTCCTTTGTCGTCAAGCCGGGAGAAACGGTCGCCCTTGTCGGGCATACCGGGAGCGGAAAAAGTTCGATTATTAATTTGTTAATGCGTTTTTACGAGTTTGACCGCGGCGATATTCTCATTGACGGCATATCGATTCGTGATTATTCGCGCGAGGAGCTGCGTAAACATATCGGCCTTGTGCTGCAAGATCCGTTTCTTTTTTACGGAACGATTAAAGACAACATCCGTATGTACAACCATTCATTAACCGATGAGCAAATCATTAAAGCCGCCCGCTATGTGCAGGCGGATGTGTTTATTGAAAAGCTGCCGGACAAATACGACCATCAAGTAGTGGAAAGAGGGACTACTTTCTCAAGCGGCCAGCGGCAGCTAATCTCTTTTGCGCGCACGATCGCGGCAAACCCGAAAATATTGGTGCTCGACGAAGCGACGGCCAATATTGATACAGAAACGGAAGGAGCGATTCAAGAGGCGCTCGCAAAAATGCGGAAAGGCCGGACGACGATTGCGATCGCCCACCGGCTTTCGACGATCCAAGACGCCGATCAAATTCTCGTGCTCCATCGCGGCGAAATTGTCGAACGGGGGACGCACCAAGAGCTGCTGGCGCAAAAAGGACTGTACTATAAAATGTATTTATTGCAAAATGGCTTAGTAGATGCAGAAGAGTACGTATAA
- a CDS encoding cell wall hydrolase: MKKTVATLAVVCCMAFGLTSHSTEAATAYTYYQVKKGDTFSKIAKTYKTTISALKSLNGRKSDVLYAGERIKVPRLAAASPIASSSSKKRTISISAEERKLLAQLVQAETGFSEPFAGKVEVALVIFNRVKHPDFPNTVKGVIYQKTKSGYAFVPVKTGKLTHIQPTKQDYAAVDKALSLFPNDQRGSLYFYNPKITKDKWMLSRPVTIRIGHHVFAK; encoded by the coding sequence ATGAAGAAAACTGTTGCAACACTCGCAGTAGTTTGCTGTATGGCCTTCGGTTTGACTTCGCATTCAACAGAAGCGGCAACCGCATATACATACTATCAAGTAAAGAAAGGCGATACGTTTTCCAAGATTGCCAAAACATATAAAACTACTATTTCGGCGTTAAAATCATTAAACGGCCGCAAAAGCGATGTTCTTTATGCGGGCGAGAGAATTAAAGTGCCGCGCCTTGCTGCAGCTTCGCCGATAGCGAGCTCTTCTTCCAAAAAGCGAACGATTTCGATTAGCGCTGAAGAGCGAAAACTGTTGGCACAGCTTGTCCAAGCGGAAACCGGCTTTAGCGAGCCATTTGCCGGAAAAGTGGAAGTCGCGCTCGTCATTTTCAACCGCGTCAAACATCCTGACTTTCCAAATACGGTCAAAGGTGTCATTTATCAAAAAACAAAATCAGGCTACGCGTTTGTACCAGTAAAAACAGGAAAGCTTACCCACATTCAGCCGACAAAGCAGGATTACGCTGCGGTTGATAAGGCGCTATCGCTATTTCCGAACGATCAACGCGGTTCGCTCTACTTTTATAATCCAAAAATCACAAAAGATAAATGGATGTTGTCAAGACCAGTCACGATCCGCATCGGACATCATGTGTTCGCAAAATAA
- a CDS encoding response regulator, with amino-acid sequence MATILIVDDAKFMRVTLTKILQKANHTIIGEAENGKEAVELYRRLNPDIVILDITMPVMNGIEAVRAIKQVDRNAKIIICSAMGQQRMVVEAIEAGAADFIVKPFEESRVLEAVSRLL; translated from the coding sequence ATGGCTACTATTCTCATTGTCGATGATGCGAAATTTATGAGAGTAACGTTGACGAAAATTTTGCAAAAAGCGAATCATACTATCATCGGCGAAGCAGAAAACGGAAAAGAGGCAGTGGAGTTATATCGGCGTTTAAATCCAGATATTGTCATCCTTGATATTACGATGCCGGTGATGAATGGAATTGAGGCGGTGCGCGCCATCAAACAAGTGGATCGAAACGCGAAAATCATTATCTGTTCGGCTATGGGACAGCAGCGCATGGTCGTCGAGGCGATTGAGGCCGGCGCGGCTGACTTTATTGTAAAGCCGTTTGAAGAAAGCCGCGTGCTTGAAGCGGTCAGCCGTCTGTTATAA
- a CDS encoding aspartyl-phosphate phosphatase Spo0E family protein, translating to MIKDEILTLIEQKRTELVEIVAKNGLNSAAAIQISKELDSLLNAYNRQKRKQKSAPRP from the coding sequence GTGATTAAAGACGAAATTTTAACATTAATTGAGCAAAAACGGACGGAGCTTGTGGAAATTGTCGCGAAAAATGGATTGAACTCGGCCGCCGCCATTCAAATAAGCAAAGAATTAGATTCGCTTCTGAACGCTTATAACCGGCAGAAGCGTAAGCAAAAAAGCGCTCCCCGACCATAG
- a CDS encoding cytochrome c biogenesis CcdA family protein, translating into MTDVNVFLAFGAGFLSFISPCCLPLYPAFLSYITGVSVSELKTEKAMMQRRSLLHTLFFLLGFSLIFISIGFGTSLVGQWFSEYQDFIRQIGAILIVIFGLVIVGIWKPSFLMKDRRLSFQERPSGFIGSIIIGMAFAAGWTPCTGPILVSVIALAATNPGSGMLYMLAYSLGFAVPFFILSFFIGKMQWIRNHSEKMVKVGGYVMIAMGVVLFFDWMTKIIAYTTSIFGGFRGF; encoded by the coding sequence ATGACGGATGTCAATGTATTTTTGGCGTTTGGCGCCGGCTTTTTATCCTTTATTTCTCCGTGCTGTCTGCCTTTGTATCCGGCGTTTTTATCCTATATTACCGGCGTATCGGTAAGTGAGCTGAAAACGGAGAAAGCGATGATGCAGCGGCGCAGTTTATTACATACACTGTTTTTCCTCCTTGGTTTTTCGCTCATTTTTATTTCGATCGGATTTGGCACCTCGCTTGTCGGTCAGTGGTTTAGCGAATATCAAGATTTCATCCGGCAAATCGGCGCCATTCTTATCGTGATTTTCGGTCTTGTGATTGTCGGAATATGGAAACCATCCTTTTTAATGAAAGACCGCCGTCTGTCTTTTCAAGAACGCCCTTCCGGATTCATCGGTTCGATCATCATTGGCATGGCGTTTGCGGCGGGATGGACACCGTGCACCGGCCCGATCTTAGTGTCGGTCATCGCGCTGGCGGCGACGAATCCTGGATCGGGAATGCTGTATATGCTCGCTTATTCGCTAGGCTTTGCCGTGCCGTTTTTTATTCTTTCTTTCTTTATCGGAAAGATGCAATGGATTCGCAACCATAGCGAAAAAATGGTGAAAGTCGGCGGATATGTTATGATTGCGATGGGGGTTGTTCTCTTTTTCGATTGGATGACGAAAATTATTGCGTACACGACAAGCATTTTTGGAGGATTTAGAGGTTTCTAA
- a CDS encoding CcdC family protein, whose translation MAIITSLIAVFMAFFIFFVRMKASQKPANAKKIILPPIFMSTGALMFLDPVFRVTKGELIEAIVLGAFFSIFLIKTSKFEIRDGEIYLKRSKAFALILVGLILIRLALKSYLGRTIDYRQLSGMFYLLAFSMILPWRIAMYISYKKLERRLKYQPPILT comes from the coding sequence TTGGCTATCATAACATCACTCATTGCGGTATTCATGGCGTTTTTCATATTCTTCGTGCGCATGAAAGCATCGCAAAAACCGGCAAACGCGAAAAAAATTATTTTGCCGCCGATATTTATGAGCACCGGCGCGCTTATGTTTTTGGATCCTGTATTCCGCGTGACGAAAGGCGAGCTGATCGAGGCGATTGTGCTTGGAGCGTTTTTTTCCATTTTTCTTATTAAAACGTCGAAATTTGAAATTAGAGATGGCGAAATTTATTTGAAACGTTCGAAAGCATTTGCGCTTATTTTAGTCGGCTTGATCCTCATTCGCCTTGCATTGAAATCCTATTTAGGCCGAACGATCGATTACCGCCAGTTAAGCGGAATGTTTTATCTGCTTGCTTTTTCGATGATTTTACCGTGGCGCATCGCCATGTATATTTCCTACAAAAAACTAGAGCGGCGCCTGAAATATCAACCGCCGATTTTAACTTAA